A single genomic interval of Agarivorans aestuarii harbors:
- a CDS encoding EAL domain-containing protein has translation MPLEIIFELSSTIAKRLISVAGQGTLLMFCRIKQLQLKPALFALLCSLFPIIISYFWIVETSKQQRREAFNHDYQITFNNISHNLKAIDQQFEQLSHVSEQCQEDTLIALRKVHFKISYIAEMGLVSQHGKLLCSSWGKLDPPTDVLKPINSNVLRYFGPLALEYTKEPAMVVAKTRPDGSEVNAAIPLEVFRSFIEDTSQSSDIVALSDSQNGTPLFVSGSYSLPLNLNSPLFPLQQSKTSGFAQFDDDSNKYFVSEVFPALPGLALVASRPTSELYKGVYCLSLVQLSMYTLLLCCSMFLVYRHRSQRLSQRSRLKLALKNHEFINYYQEIYDTHNKQLVAVEALVRWMHPVDGLRYPDAFLPDIDRYKLQVALTEQVISNLKNDLHSLLARQPSLKVNINITGQHLKDASFINQVLSAHAGFPNLCLEVTETELVEIDSPQVQLSLQRLKQQGVKLAIDDFGTGYAGLQYLQQLPLDTLKIDRSFVIAINTDSPQAKVLDGVIDLALNLDLQIVAEGVENQQQADYLISKGVYLHQGWLYGKPQAIKQFSD, from the coding sequence TTGCCACTCGAAATTATTTTTGAACTAAGCAGCACAATAGCTAAGCGCTTAATTTCTGTTGCAGGCCAAGGTACTTTATTGATGTTTTGTCGGATTAAACAGCTACAACTTAAGCCTGCGTTATTTGCGCTACTTTGCAGCCTGTTTCCCATCATCATTAGTTATTTTTGGATTGTTGAAACCAGCAAACAACAAAGGCGAGAAGCTTTTAATCACGACTATCAAATAACCTTCAACAACATTAGTCATAACCTAAAGGCCATTGACCAGCAGTTTGAGCAACTCTCTCATGTAAGTGAACAGTGCCAAGAAGATACTTTAATCGCCTTGCGCAAAGTTCACTTTAAGATCTCTTACATTGCAGAAATGGGCTTGGTAAGCCAACACGGCAAATTGCTGTGCTCCAGCTGGGGGAAGCTAGATCCTCCCACCGACGTACTTAAGCCAATTAATTCTAACGTGTTGCGCTACTTTGGGCCTCTCGCTCTAGAGTACACCAAAGAACCAGCCATGGTTGTTGCCAAAACCCGCCCCGATGGCAGCGAAGTTAACGCAGCAATACCGCTAGAGGTATTCCGTTCATTTATCGAAGATACCAGCCAATCTAGTGACATCGTCGCTTTAAGCGACAGCCAAAATGGCACTCCCCTTTTTGTAAGTGGTAGTTACAGCTTGCCGCTAAACTTAAATAGCCCTTTGTTCCCATTACAACAAAGTAAAACCAGCGGTTTCGCGCAATTTGATGATGACAGCAATAAATATTTTGTTAGCGAAGTTTTTCCTGCACTGCCAGGCTTAGCCCTCGTTGCCAGCCGCCCAACTTCTGAACTATACAAAGGTGTCTATTGTTTAAGCCTAGTGCAGTTAAGCATGTATACCCTACTGCTATGCTGCAGCATGTTTTTGGTATACCGGCATCGTAGCCAACGCTTAAGCCAACGTTCTCGGCTTAAGCTAGCACTTAAAAATCATGAGTTTATAAATTACTATCAAGAGATTTATGATACCCACAATAAGCAGTTAGTCGCGGTTGAAGCCTTGGTGCGCTGGATGCACCCAGTGGATGGTTTGCGTTACCCCGACGCATTTTTACCCGATATTGATCGCTACAAATTACAGGTTGCGCTTACCGAACAAGTTATTAGCAATTTAAAGAACGATCTACACTCTTTGCTTGCTAGGCAGCCTTCGTTAAAAGTGAACATCAACATTACCGGTCAGCATCTAAAAGACGCATCTTTCATTAATCAGGTGCTAAGCGCACATGCTGGCTTTCCTAATCTATGTTTAGAAGTCACCGAAACCGAATTGGTAGAAATAGACTCTCCACAGGTGCAACTGTCGCTACAAAGGCTCAAGCAGCAGGGTGTTAAACTGGCTATCGACGATTTTGGTACCGGCTACGCTGGCCTGCAGTATTTACAGCAATTGCCACTAGATACCCTAAAAATAGATCGCAGCTTTGTTATCGCCATAAACACCGACTCACCACAAGCCAAAGTATTGGATGGGGTTATCGACTTAGCGCTCAATTTGGATCTGCAAATCGTTGCAGAAGGGGTAGAAAACCAACAACAAGCCGATTACCTCATATCAAAAGGTGTCTATTTGCACCAAGGCTGGTTGTATGGCAAACCTCAGGCGATTAAGCAATTTAGTGATTAG
- a CDS encoding DUF2959 domain-containing protein → MRIFSILLLLTGLVACESTYYSAMEKVGYHKREILVDRVEDAQESQQDAQQQFTSALEQLKTLTNFDGGDLEDVYDEVNAQYKDSKAAAETVSERIDEVDSVAEALFDEWQDELEQYQSASLKAESKQQLSDTRKRYAAMLKAMRKAEAQMDPVLSRLNDNQLYLKHNLNARAIGAVGKEFSRLEQEVADVIKQMSKAIAESDKFIASMK, encoded by the coding sequence ATGAGAATTTTTAGCATATTATTATTACTTACCGGCCTTGTTGCTTGTGAATCCACCTATTACTCCGCAATGGAAAAGGTGGGCTACCACAAACGCGAGATATTAGTTGACCGAGTAGAAGATGCACAAGAAAGCCAACAAGATGCACAGCAACAATTCACCTCGGCTCTTGAACAGCTAAAAACCTTAACTAATTTTGATGGCGGCGATTTAGAAGATGTTTACGATGAAGTAAATGCCCAATATAAAGACTCAAAAGCCGCAGCCGAAACCGTAAGTGAACGGATAGATGAAGTAGACAGTGTTGCAGAAGCACTTTTTGATGAATGGCAAGATGAGTTAGAGCAATACCAGTCAGCCAGCCTAAAAGCAGAAAGTAAGCAGCAGCTTTCAGATACGCGTAAACGTTACGCCGCCATGCTTAAAGCCATGCGCAAAGCTGAAGCGCAAATGGATCCCGTTCTTAGTCGTTTAAACGATAATCAGCTTTACTTAAAACATAATCTAAATGCTCGAGCCATTGGCGCGGTTGGCAAAGAGTTTTCTCGATTAGAGCAAGAAGTTGCCGACGTAATTAAACAAATGAGCAAAGCGATAGCCGAATCTGACAAATTCATCGCAAGCATGAAATAA
- a CDS encoding exonuclease SbcCD subunit D has product MKFLHTSDWHLGRQLHNQSLLQDQEYVLEQIIQIAEQHQVDALIVAGDIFDRSVPPSNAVKLLDDTLDKLVNQLSIPVILIAGNHDGAQRLAFASRQMRESGLYISGTVEQQIPAIKLDAKNGESAVFYPLPYAEPATVRDVFESEATSHQEAMQVLVEQVKQHDSEGLKKVVIAHCFLDGGDESESERPLSIGGADKISPKLFSDFDYVALGHLHGPQYKGSQQVRYSGSPLKYSFSEQHQAKSVTLVELSEGECDIELVPLEAKRDVRIIEGYLEELLASGSTDAGREDYLMVRLSDKSAILDAMGKLREVYPNVLHLERTGLMANTDKLELNREHIKKGEYDMFTDFFAQVSGDELSAEQQALLKQTIDQLHRGDQ; this is encoded by the coding sequence ATGAAATTTCTCCACACTTCTGATTGGCACCTTGGGCGCCAGTTACACAATCAGTCTTTATTGCAAGATCAAGAGTATGTGTTAGAACAAATTATTCAAATTGCTGAGCAACACCAAGTGGATGCCCTTATTGTGGCTGGAGATATATTCGACCGCTCTGTGCCTCCAAGCAACGCAGTAAAACTGCTTGATGACACCTTAGATAAACTCGTTAATCAACTAAGCATTCCGGTGATTCTTATTGCTGGAAATCACGATGGCGCGCAGCGCTTAGCTTTTGCATCTAGGCAGATGCGTGAAAGCGGTCTTTATATAAGTGGCACCGTAGAGCAACAAATACCGGCTATTAAACTAGACGCCAAAAACGGCGAGTCAGCGGTATTTTACCCGCTTCCGTATGCTGAGCCAGCCACTGTGCGAGATGTTTTTGAAAGCGAAGCAACTAGCCATCAAGAAGCAATGCAAGTGCTGGTTGAACAAGTTAAACAACATGATAGCGAAGGCTTAAAAAAGGTGGTGATTGCTCACTGCTTTTTAGATGGTGGCGATGAGTCCGAATCTGAGCGCCCGCTTAGCATTGGCGGGGCCGACAAGATTTCTCCAAAGCTATTTAGCGACTTTGATTATGTTGCACTAGGCCATTTACATGGGCCTCAATACAAGGGCTCACAGCAGGTCCGTTATTCCGGTTCTCCATTAAAGTATTCCTTTAGCGAGCAGCATCAGGCTAAGTCTGTGACTCTAGTTGAGTTAAGTGAAGGTGAATGCGATATCGAGTTAGTCCCCCTTGAGGCCAAGCGCGATGTGCGAATTATCGAAGGCTATCTAGAAGAGCTGTTGGCGAGCGGCAGTACAGACGCCGGCCGAGAGGACTACTTAATGGTGCGTTTGTCAGATAAGTCAGCCATTTTAGATGCCATGGGTAAGTTACGCGAGGTATACCCAAATGTTCTGCACCTTGAGCGAACCGGCCTGATGGCGAATACAGACAAGCTTGAGCTTAATCGAGAGCACATAAAAAAAGGTGAATATGACATGTTCACCGACTTTTTTGCCCAAGTATCTGGCGACGAGCTAAGCGCTGAGCAGCAAGCCTTGTTAAAGCAAACTATCGACCAACTGCACCGCGGAGACCAATAA
- a CDS encoding AAA family ATPase, with protein sequence MRPITLRMSAFGPFAGTELIDFRQLGQNPLFLLNGPTGAGKTTILDAMCFALYGKSTGDEREASQMRCDLADEALLTEVIFEFELGAKSYKIRRVPEQARLKKSGDGYTQQKPEAQISLVNDDGSEELLVPAKVSEANSQIEALTGLDADQFRQVMVLPQGKFRQLLMADSKEREKIFSQLFQTHIYRKIEDSLKSQAASIRTKALEQKNIREGILQSADLNEQSDLSEELAQLSSQLEQALAKKQQTEVQYSAANKDYEAAKLLDEDFNLLANLKTSLSALNKQKANISEKQTRLDQAKAAQAIEAFDTAKVQRFNEAKQASLAQSQGEAGLSLAQQNLQQAQQQLEQMPEKEAQLAQAQEQLLSLQNFKPLIQELEKLKQQQTAAQTKLDSQAEQGKGLKQQLAELASSKVALSEQLTSSRQLAETQAEKQRLLGLAQQYLEQADALAKLNQQLSENKAEVEQSAEQGKQLKAHYQQAQQQANQVQLTWHQGQAAIMAQRLQTGDACPVCGSTAHPQLAVSQQALPSENDVEQARNNEQVARDKLEEARQHYKALKTKQSEWLVQQQNLSQLLGDKAAISVQQLRAELDAVQQALAAAQQAHSLSKQQQQQLEQSEQTELRLQAQVEQARDLYQQTKSQLDVLQGQRENAEQNLPEKFQQPSILDEAINLQQQQIEQLKTSIAAINEQHNVAREDLSAKQSAATAAKQALQLAQQALSEAQATFSEQLAKSSFANESAFNMALVSDDEMAALAKELEEYHSDLTTVSAQLEQLKVKLKGKKQQNLEDLAQALNKLLEQKDLADAEWNKLNNRHLSLLEIQNKLNHADKNAQSLADQYQVVGTLADVANGQTGNKVSLQRFVLSVLLDDVLLQASQRLSVMSKGRYQLIRKEQRAKGNKASGLELEVEDSYTSKVRSVATLSGGESFMAALAMALGLSDVVQAYAGGIKLDTLFIDEGFGSLDQESLDLAIRTLVDLQSAGRMVGVISHVSEMKEQITSRIDVLKHSSGSTTQLHLP encoded by the coding sequence ATGCGCCCAATTACTTTACGCATGAGCGCCTTTGGCCCCTTTGCTGGAACAGAGTTGATAGATTTTCGCCAACTTGGTCAAAACCCACTATTTTTGCTCAATGGCCCTACTGGCGCAGGTAAAACCACCATTTTAGATGCAATGTGTTTTGCCTTGTATGGAAAGAGCACAGGTGACGAGCGCGAAGCTTCACAAATGCGTTGTGATTTGGCCGATGAAGCCCTACTAACTGAAGTGATTTTTGAGTTTGAACTAGGGGCAAAGAGTTATAAAATTCGTCGCGTGCCCGAACAAGCACGTCTTAAGAAATCAGGTGATGGTTATACCCAGCAAAAGCCCGAAGCACAGATAAGTTTAGTTAATGATGATGGTAGTGAAGAGCTGTTGGTGCCCGCCAAAGTGTCGGAAGCCAATAGTCAGATAGAAGCACTTACCGGTTTAGATGCCGACCAGTTTCGCCAAGTGATGGTATTGCCGCAGGGCAAGTTTCGTCAGCTGTTAATGGCTGACTCGAAAGAGCGGGAAAAAATATTTTCTCAATTGTTTCAAACGCATATATACAGAAAAATTGAAGATAGCCTTAAAAGCCAAGCGGCTAGCATTCGCACAAAAGCCTTAGAGCAAAAAAATATTCGCGAAGGTATTTTGCAAAGCGCCGATCTAAATGAGCAGAGTGATTTAAGCGAAGAGTTAGCCCAGTTAAGCTCGCAACTTGAACAAGCCTTAGCGAAAAAACAGCAAACTGAGGTTCAGTATTCAGCAGCAAATAAAGACTACGAAGCGGCTAAATTACTCGATGAAGACTTTAATTTACTGGCTAATCTTAAAACATCTTTAAGTGCTTTAAACAAACAAAAAGCCAATATTAGCGAAAAGCAAACTCGCTTAGACCAAGCCAAAGCCGCGCAGGCTATTGAGGCCTTTGATACGGCAAAAGTGCAGCGCTTTAACGAGGCTAAGCAAGCCAGTTTGGCACAAAGCCAGGGTGAAGCGGGATTAAGCTTGGCTCAACAAAACTTGCAACAAGCGCAGCAACAGCTTGAGCAAATGCCAGAGAAAGAAGCGCAACTAGCACAAGCTCAAGAACAGCTACTATCGCTACAAAACTTTAAACCACTTATTCAAGAGCTAGAAAAGCTTAAGCAGCAACAAACAGCTGCCCAAACTAAACTAGACAGCCAAGCAGAGCAAGGCAAAGGTTTAAAGCAGCAACTAGCCGAACTAGCGAGCAGTAAAGTCGCTTTGAGCGAGCAACTTACAAGCAGTCGCCAATTGGCGGAAACGCAAGCTGAAAAACAGCGGCTTTTAGGCCTAGCCCAACAGTATCTTGAGCAGGCTGATGCTTTGGCAAAACTCAATCAACAGTTAAGCGAGAATAAAGCTGAAGTTGAACAATCTGCCGAGCAAGGTAAGCAGCTTAAGGCCCATTACCAGCAAGCTCAGCAGCAGGCCAATCAAGTTCAGTTAACTTGGCACCAAGGCCAAGCGGCCATTATGGCGCAGCGACTGCAAACTGGTGACGCTTGCCCTGTATGTGGTAGCACTGCACATCCTCAACTCGCGGTGAGTCAGCAAGCATTGCCCAGCGAAAATGATGTAGAGCAGGCGCGTAACAATGAGCAAGTAGCGCGAGACAAACTAGAAGAAGCTCGCCAGCATTACAAAGCCTTAAAAACCAAGCAAAGCGAATGGCTAGTTCAGCAGCAGAATCTCAGCCAGCTCTTGGGAGATAAAGCGGCAATATCAGTTCAACAGCTTCGCGCGGAACTAGATGCTGTTCAGCAAGCATTGGCGGCCGCCCAACAAGCTCACTCGCTAAGTAAACAACAGCAACAACAACTCGAGCAATCAGAGCAAACAGAGTTAAGGCTGCAAGCTCAAGTGGAGCAGGCGAGAGACTTATATCAGCAAACCAAAAGCCAGTTAGATGTGTTGCAAGGGCAGCGTGAGAATGCTGAACAAAATCTACCCGAGAAGTTTCAGCAGCCGTCAATTCTTGATGAAGCAATAAACTTACAACAGCAGCAAATTGAGCAACTTAAGACATCTATTGCAGCGATAAACGAGCAACACAATGTTGCTCGTGAAGACTTAAGTGCTAAACAATCGGCAGCTACAGCAGCAAAACAGGCGCTGCAGCTCGCTCAGCAAGCTTTAAGTGAAGCGCAAGCTACGTTTTCTGAACAATTAGCAAAATCCAGTTTTGCCAATGAAAGCGCCTTTAACATGGCTTTGGTTAGTGATGATGAAATGGCAGCACTTGCAAAGGAGCTAGAAGAATATCATAGCGACTTAACAACAGTGTCTGCGCAATTAGAGCAATTAAAGGTCAAACTAAAGGGTAAAAAGCAGCAAAATCTTGAAGATTTAGCGCAAGCGCTTAACAAACTGCTAGAACAAAAAGATTTAGCAGATGCTGAGTGGAACAAGCTCAATAATCGTCACTTAAGTTTGTTAGAGATTCAAAATAAGTTAAATCATGCCGATAAGAATGCCCAATCTCTCGCTGACCAATACCAAGTAGTAGGCACTTTAGCCGATGTGGCTAACGGCCAAACCGGTAACAAAGTGAGTTTGCAGCGCTTTGTATTGAGTGTTTTGCTGGATGACGTATTACTGCAAGCCAGCCAGCGCCTAAGTGTTATGAGCAAAGGGCGTTACCAGCTTATTCGCAAAGAGCAGCGGGCGAAAGGCAACAAAGCCTCTGGTTTAGAACTAGAAGTGGAAGATAGTTACACCTCTAAAGTACGCTCTGTAGCAACCCTAAGTGGTGGCGAGAGCTTTATGGCTGCGCTAGCCATGGCATTAGGGCTGTCTGATGTGGTACAAGCCTATGCGGGTGGCATAAAACTAGATACTCTGTTTATTGATGAAGGTTTCGGTAGCTTGGATCAAGAGTCATTAGATTTGGCGATTCGAACTTTGGTGGATTTGCAAAGTGCAGGCCGAATGGTGGGGGTGATTTCTCATGTGTCAGAGATGAAGGAACAAATCACCAGCCGTATAGATGTGCTTAAGCATTCATCTGGCAGCACTACTCAGTTACACCTTCCTTAA
- a CDS encoding outer membrane protein OmpK: protein MKKIALLSAAALLASAPASAEYLYGFGNISVNYLDWSKNTQDRTGFQEDFAYLELEGGAGFDWGEVYGFFDLENVQDGSDELRTAYKGTIAYKIADTDFRLYGQHYATDSKGFAANNTVLGGQYRFQGDGWFVTPWVGAHMTITNPSWNDGFTGFNGGMFGWTAVYNFTAWDQKFWISNWHESEFARKSDYTDVSGETDDVSMNGALAFWWDATEHVTTGIQYRYAYNKLGTVGNQNAFIYSLRYNF, encoded by the coding sequence ATGAAAAAAATTGCACTACTTTCAGCTGCCGCTCTTTTAGCCAGCGCGCCTGCCAGCGCCGAGTATCTTTACGGTTTTGGTAACATCAGCGTAAACTACTTAGATTGGTCTAAAAACACTCAAGACCGTACTGGTTTCCAAGAAGATTTTGCTTACCTTGAATTAGAAGGTGGCGCAGGTTTTGATTGGGGTGAAGTATACGGCTTCTTCGATCTAGAAAACGTTCAAGATGGAAGCGATGAACTACGTACAGCATATAAAGGAACTATTGCTTACAAAATCGCTGATACTGATTTCCGTTTATACGGCCAACACTACGCAACTGACTCAAAAGGTTTTGCTGCAAACAATACTGTACTAGGTGGTCAATACCGCTTCCAAGGTGACGGTTGGTTTGTTACTCCTTGGGTTGGTGCTCACATGACTATCACAAACCCTTCTTGGAACGACGGTTTCACTGGTTTTAACGGTGGTATGTTCGGTTGGACCGCGGTTTACAACTTTACAGCTTGGGACCAAAAATTCTGGATCTCTAACTGGCACGAATCTGAATTTGCACGTAAGTCAGATTACACCGACGTTTCTGGCGAAACTGATGATGTATCAATGAATGGTGCATTAGCATTTTGGTGGGATGCCACCGAGCACGTAACTACCGGTATCCAATACCGTTACGCTTATAACAAGCTAGGTACTGTGGGCAACCAAAACGCCTTCATTTATTCACTACGTTACAACTTCTAA
- the rsmS gene encoding pleiotropic regulatory protein RsmS, giving the protein MSLNSAPKHIQLAVDLIQLLEENHIEPELALKALEIVSQDCQKKLAEQAKPED; this is encoded by the coding sequence ATGTCTCTTAACTCCGCTCCAAAACACATTCAGTTGGCTGTAGATTTAATTCAATTACTTGAAGAAAACCACATTGAGCCAGAACTCGCACTTAAAGCACTAGAAATAGTGAGCCAGGACTGCCAAAAAAAACTTGCAGAACAAGCAAAACCAGAAGATTAA
- a CDS encoding YccT family protein, with protein sequence MRFFGKTVSLTFACIASFNAFAASFSTPSHFEIMYVDKQSTGVLSLSKTSADLNAGPHQVVVRYADNVGSNSNSEIIKSTPIVINLNVKDGQDIVLKAQQPRSISKAKKFADKPSFSLKDENGGSVDSSYYLLPLKPGMQFSRDYLEEIAAIEAKQGTAAPVAAAATTTAVVAKADTPAASSTNSNSNATAAVATTAVAATAVAASNDNPAAASNDVAVPAGDNTELQMLQFWYQRADAATRKQFQIWVIQQQ encoded by the coding sequence ATGCGATTCTTTGGGAAGACTGTAAGCTTAACATTTGCTTGTATTGCAAGCTTCAACGCCTTTGCCGCGAGCTTTTCTACACCTAGTCACTTTGAGATTATGTATGTAGATAAACAGTCTACTGGTGTACTTAGCCTTAGCAAAACTAGCGCCGACTTAAATGCTGGTCCTCATCAAGTTGTGGTTCGCTACGCAGACAACGTAGGCTCTAACAGCAATTCAGAAATTATTAAGTCAACACCCATTGTTATCAACTTAAACGTTAAAGATGGCCAAGACATCGTTTTAAAAGCTCAACAACCCCGCAGTATTAGCAAAGCCAAAAAATTTGCTGATAAGCCAAGCTTTAGTTTAAAAGATGAAAACGGTGGTTCTGTAGACTCAAGTTATTATCTTCTGCCTTTAAAACCAGGTATGCAGTTTTCTCGTGATTATTTAGAAGAGATTGCAGCCATTGAAGCTAAACAAGGTACAGCGGCTCCAGTAGCAGCTGCCGCCACAACCACTGCCGTGGTAGCTAAAGCAGACACTCCTGCGGCAAGCTCTACAAATAGCAACAGCAATGCCACTGCCGCAGTAGCAACAACAGCTGTTGCAGCTACAGCAGTAGCAGCCTCTAACGATAACCCAGCTGCAGCGAGTAACGATGTAGCAGTTCCAGCAGGTGATAATACCGAATTACAAATGCTGCAATTTTGGTATCAGCGTGCCGATGCAGCTACCCGTAAGCAGTTTCAAATTTGGGTAATCCAACAACAGTAA
- the priC gene encoding primosomal replication protein PriC, translating to MVELELEKLAQKLRQLKEQAEHRDLQGERSAYAKTAVLDERFSCRSDLFSDYVSELEQDLLQISRLGEKTKDIDLLKLYCDRFVGKFAMLQGKINQVTRKQKQRSIPQQQRIQSWQNRLNKVINSGDQNQLREKLNQQKQFEAQLEQKIAEKNQVLNRSNIKTDTARLSAEILSLKSRLGECQKTTWKLEQKINQLESRFKE from the coding sequence ATGGTTGAGTTAGAACTTGAAAAGTTGGCGCAAAAACTTCGCCAACTAAAAGAGCAAGCCGAACATCGAGATCTGCAAGGTGAGCGCAGCGCCTACGCAAAAACCGCAGTACTTGATGAGCGATTTAGCTGTCGTAGTGATCTGTTTAGTGACTATGTTAGCGAGCTTGAACAAGATCTCCTTCAAATTAGTCGCTTAGGTGAAAAAACCAAAGACATAGACTTGCTCAAACTATACTGCGACCGATTTGTGGGTAAGTTTGCCATGCTACAAGGCAAAATCAATCAAGTTACTCGCAAACAAAAACAACGCTCCATTCCCCAGCAGCAGCGGATCCAGAGTTGGCAAAATCGTTTGAATAAAGTAATCAACTCTGGCGATCAAAATCAACTGCGCGAAAAGCTCAATCAACAAAAGCAATTTGAAGCGCAATTAGAACAAAAAATTGCGGAAAAAAACCAAGTACTTAATCGTAGTAATATCAAGACAGATACTGCTAGACTAAGCGCGGAGATTCTCAGCTTAAAAAGTCGTTTAGGTGAGTGTCAAAAAACCACTTGGAAACTGGAACAGAAAATAAATCAGTTAGAATCACGCTTTAAGGAGTAA
- a CDS encoding TSUP family transporter: MLELGLDPSVLILIVGIGLTAGFIDAIAGGGGLLTIPALLSIGLPPHIALGTNKLAASFGSSTAAWTFYRKQLFNPVFWLWSFVATAIGAFAGTFIVDFISTEWLEKLLPLVIMATAVYTILNRKQADGHAALPQADKKLKKQMLGQGLSLGFYDGVAGPGTGAFWTVSSMALYKMNILLSSGLAKAMNFTSNFVSFITFVYLGHVNWAIGLTMGVSIMLGAVVGAHSAIHFGAKFIRPVFITVVMVIAGKLAWQAWLS, from the coding sequence ATGTTAGAACTGGGACTCGACCCTTCTGTATTAATCCTTATTGTAGGCATTGGCCTAACCGCAGGTTTTATTGATGCGATTGCTGGCGGTGGTGGTCTATTAACCATTCCCGCCTTATTAAGTATTGGCCTACCTCCACATATAGCGTTAGGTACCAACAAACTTGCGGCAAGCTTTGGCTCAAGTACCGCAGCATGGACCTTTTATCGCAAGCAACTGTTTAACCCGGTGTTTTGGCTTTGGAGTTTTGTTGCTACCGCAATTGGTGCTTTTGCTGGCACCTTCATCGTAGATTTTATTAGCACCGAGTGGTTAGAAAAGCTATTACCTCTGGTGATTATGGCAACCGCGGTTTATACCATCCTTAATCGTAAACAGGCCGACGGCCATGCTGCGCTTCCCCAAGCAGACAAGAAACTTAAAAAGCAGATGCTTGGCCAAGGTTTAAGCTTAGGCTTCTACGATGGTGTTGCCGGGCCAGGTACCGGCGCATTCTGGACGGTTTCATCCATGGCCTTATATAAGATGAACATTTTGTTGTCCTCTGGCTTAGCAAAAGCGATGAACTTCACCAGTAACTTTGTTTCCTTTATAACCTTTGTATACCTGGGCCACGTAAATTGGGCAATTGGCTTAACCATGGGTGTAAGTATTATGCTAGGTGCGGTAGTTGGCGCGCATTCGGCGATTCACTTTGGTGCTAAGTTTATTCGTCCGGTGTTTATTACTGTGGTAATGGTTATTGCCGGTAAACTGGCTTGGCAAGCATGGTTGAGTTAG